The bacterium genome contains the following window.
ATCGGAAACGATGCTTCTCAAATTTTCAGCAAAATCAAGGTACTGAACGCTGTCTCGAATCTGCTTTCGATACAGGGGATTTGCTGCCCGTTGCATTACCTGGGTAAAATCCTCGACACTCTTTCTGAGCTGATCGCTCCGGACCGGGAATGACAGAATAACGCCGGTATTGCCTGGCTGAATGACCTCGGCGCAACCGTTGCGGTCGGTGGTCAATACCGGGACTCCTGCTGCCAATGCCTCCAGAGAGGCGTTGCTGAAGGGATCGTATCTGGTCGGCAGGATAAATCCATCAGCCAGGGCTAAATACCGGGAAGCTTCTTCCTGCGGTCCCAAAAAATGAATCCGCTCCGAGATAAAAAGCCTGCCGGCCATTTTCCGGTAAGGCCCCGTCTCACCCTTGCCGACAATGAGCAGATGGAAGTCCGGCGGCAGATGCTGCATCCCTTCGATTGCATATTCCAGCCCTTTCCTCTCAAAGCCGGTGCCGGTAAAGAGGAGAAATCGTGAACCTGCCGGAAGCTGGTGCCGTGCCAGAAGCTCTCCCTTTATCTCGTCCTTATGATGAAAGAGATATTCAAAAGATTTCCACTCCACCCCGTTATGCACGACCTTGATTTTCTGTGGAGAGATACGGTAACGGGCTGCTATTTCCTGCTTCACCATTTCCGAGTTGCAGTAGAGCCTCTGTAACCGGGGGCTCTCAATGGCTTTTTTTTCATAGGTCAGCTTCAGCCGGTGAAACATACTGGCAGAGCGAAGTATCCGGGCGGGAATACTCCTGGTTTCATCCCGATATTCGAGAAAAGACCGGTGAGTTCCTCCCCCTGCCCGCATATGGGTCTGGCCGTCCGTGTAATCGATACCGAACACTACATCATAAGAATGCAGTCGCACATGGCGGCTTACCGCTGTCTGAAAGGCGATGAGCCGTCCGGCCCTCCCCAGGTTTTGATGCCCCAGCGGGGTTATGGCAAGCCGATCACGATTATGGTCCGGCCAGTCGTCCGGCCATTTTTGTCCCGGCAGCGTAAGGAGGTTGACCGAGCAGCCAGCCTCAAGAAAAGCGTGGATAAGCCGGACTGAGTATTTTTCAGCTCCACCCGGTGTTTTATACGTAGCCTTGACGAAAGCTACCTGCTTCATGGTTCCCTGTGATTCTCCCCGCCATTCAGTGATCAGTGGCCAGTGGTCAGTGATCAGTAAAAAACTGGAAATTGGAAACTGATGTTTGGCAACTGACAACTGGTATTTCTTTCCCTGAATTATATGGGGATTCGATTCCCTGATGCAAGCGAATTGTTATTGATAAGGCTTATAATAAAACCAGGAAATGACGGTTCAGGCGATTGTAAAATATTCCTTGCACATCGGAACGGAGATGCTATAAAATATAAGCTTATGATTTTGAGAATTTGTTGGGTTAAGATATTCATCAACAGGGAATTTCTTTATGATTGCATGCCTCCGCTGCCGCTCAAACCTCTTAATACCCACTCCAAGCAGTGATTTTCTTGAACACCAACCGAATATCTTCTCGTACAAATCAAAAATTTTTAAGGGCTAACTAAATGCCGAAGATAAGAGACTATCCAGCAGTAGTCGCCAATTTCACCAGGGATCTTGCCAGGGGAGATTTCCGGGCCATCTGGAACAGGCTGTTCGGTTACTTCCTGTATAAGCTCCACAAAAACTTGAAGGATGACAGCCCTATCAGATATTCGCTCTGGAAATATTATCATTCCAGGAGACGATGTGAAAGCGATAGCTCTGCACAGGTAAGGTTTGCCATTATCTACTTCTTTGACGGAAAACTGGACAGGTCGGCTTATCACAAGATAACGAAACGGTTGCAGAACCAAAACTACAAGAATTACAGTCTCTTAGTAGCTGGCCCAGACAGTAATATCGATCAGCTTATCCATGAGCTTGACAGGGGACAGGGAGTGGAGCAGGCAACTGAACATGTATTTATTTGCTTCATTGAGCAGGGGGATATGATAGCCCGGCACGCTCTGAGCAGTGTAGCCAAGGCATTTCAGGATGACAGCAGCAGGGAATTATTTTACAGTGATGAAGATGTCATCAATAAATATGGCATACGGGTGAATCCCTATTTCAAGCCGCAGTATGCTCCCCTGATGCTCATGAGTCATAACTACCTGAATGCCTTTCTCTGTATTCGGTTAACCGACCAGGTTATGCAGGGAATCAGGACTATCGGAAAAATCAATCAGGCTTCACTCTACCGGCTGGTGTTAAAGCTGACCAGAGGCCGGATAAGGATATCGAGAATCGCTGATGTCTTATACCACCGGCACTGGCAGAATGCCATCAGGCTGGAGACTGTTTCAACCCGGCATATAGTTCAGGATGAGATCATGGCCCGCTCGCTCAAGGCAAGGGTTTTGAGCTATGATCCTGCGGG
Protein-coding sequences here:
- a CDS encoding glycosyltransferase family 4 protein; this encodes MKQVAFVKATYKTPGGAEKYSVRLIHAFLEAGCSVNLLTLPGQKWPDDWPDHNRDRLAITPLGHQNLGRAGRLIAFQTAVSRHVRLHSYDVVFGIDYTDGQTHMRAGGGTHRSFLEYRDETRSIPARILRSASMFHRLKLTYEKKAIESPRLQRLYCNSEMVKQEIAARYRISPQKIKVVHNGVEWKSFEYLFHHKDEIKGELLARHQLPAGSRFLLFTGTGFERKGLEYAIEGMQHLPPDFHLLIVGKGETGPYRKMAGRLFISERIHFLGPQEEASRYLALADGFILPTRYDPFSNASLEALAAGVPVLTTDRNGCAEVIQPGNTGVILSFPVRSDQLRKSVEDFTQVMQRAANPLYRKQIRDSVQYLDFAENLRSIVSDVLKSDLPKPKISEREPDRNDNEDAGKMKDKDNGRSYC
- a CDS encoding glycosyltransferase family 2 protein; this translates as MPKIRDYPAVVANFTRDLARGDFRAIWNRLFGYFLYKLHKNLKDDSPIRYSLWKYYHSRRRCESDSSAQVRFAIIYFFDGKLDRSAYHKITKRLQNQNYKNYSLLVAGPDSNIDQLIHELDRGQGVEQATEHVFICFIEQGDMIARHALSSVAKAFQDDSSRELFYSDEDVINKYGIRVNPYFKPQYAPLMLMSHNYLNAFLCIRLTDQVMQGIRTIGKINQASLYRLVLKLTRGRIRISRIADVLYHRHWQNAIRLETVSTRHIVQDEIMARSLKARVLSYDPAGFTVLKFYPEGNPRVSIIIPFKDKIPLLATCIQSIEAKSTYRNYEIILIDNRSIEKATLDYLRNTRHRIITADIDFNYAKLNNMGVQATEGEYIILLNNDTEIITPDWIESMLGLAQLPEVGAVGAKLLFPDNTIQHAGVVMGCRHINRFLGAYEGGYKHYNNLIREYGCVTGACLMISKNKYLEVGGLTESLAVEGNDVDFCFKLARAGYYNVYNPHCVLYHYESVSRKGKFQAAVQKERIYMQQNWKEFMVNDRFYNPNFAPNRRDYCIRID